The following are from one region of the Piliocolobus tephrosceles isolate RC106 unplaced genomic scaffold, ASM277652v3 unscaffolded_14270, whole genome shotgun sequence genome:
- the LOC111535041 gene encoding LOW QUALITY PROTEIN: olfactory receptor 2V2-like (The sequence of the model RefSeq protein was modified relative to this genomic sequence to represent the inferred CDS: inserted 3 bases in 2 codons): protein METWANQSSTNDFILLGIFSHSTADLVLFSVVMVVFTVALCGNVLLIFLICMDPQLHTPMYYFLSQLSLMDLMLVCNIVPKMAANFLSDRKSISFVGCGIQIGLXVCLVGSEGLLLGLMAYDRYVAISHPLHYPILMNQKVCLQITGSSWAFGIINGLIQMVAVMSFPYCGLRKLSXVEMLSLLKLACVDTSLFEKVIFACCVFVLLFPFSIIMASNACILGTVLRMHSAQAWKKALATCSSHLTAVTLFYGAAMFIYLRPRHYRAPSHDKVASIFYTVLTPMINPLIYSLRNWEVMRALRKGLDRCRIGSQP, encoded by the exons ATGGAGACATGGGCGAACCAATCATCCACAAATGACTTCATCCTCTTGGGCATCTTCTCCCACAGTACTGCTGACCTTGTCCTCTTCTCTGTGGTTATGGTGGTCTTCACAGTGGCCCTCTGTGGGAAcgtcctcctcatcttcctcatctGCATGGACCCTCAACTTCACACCCCCATGTACTACTTCCTCAGCCAGCTCTCCCTCATGGACCTCATGTTGGTCTGTAACATTGTGCCAAAGATGGCAGCCAACTTCCTGTCTGACAGGAAGTCCATTTCCTTTGTGGGCTGTGGCATACAAATTGGCCT TGTCTGTCTTGTGGGATCTGAGGGGCTCTTGCTGGGACTCATGGCTTATGACCGCTATGTGGCCATTAGCCACCCACTTCACTATCCTATCCTCATGAATCAGAAGGTCTGTCTCCAGATTACTGGGAGCTCCTGGGCCTTTGGGATAATCAATGGCTTGATCCAGATGGTGGCAGTAATGAGCTTCCCCTACTGTGGCTTGAGGAAGCTAT TTGTTGAGATGCTATCCTTGTTGAAGCTGGCCTGTGTGGACACGTCCCTGTTTGAGAAGGTGATATTTGCTTGCTGTGTCTTCGTGCTTCTCTTCCCATTCTCCATCATCATGGCCTCCAATGCTTGCATTCTAGGGACTGTGCTCCGAATGCACTCTGCTCAGGCCTGGAAAAAGGCTCTGGCCACCTGCTCCTCCCACCTGACAGCTGTCACCCTCTTCTATGGGGCAGCCATGTTCATCTACCTGAGGCCCAGGCACTACCGGGCCCCCAGCCATGACAAGGTGGCCTCTATCTTCTACACGGTCCTTACTCCGATGATCAACCCCCTCATTTACAGCTTGAGGAACTGGGAGGTGATGAGGGCACTGAGGAAGGGGCTGGACCGCTGCAGGATTGGCAGCCAGCCCTGA